GATCACTGCTCGCTTGCAATGACCCGCGGGTCCGCCCTCGTTCTCCGACGACGACGACCGGGCCGCTAGGCCCGACTATACTACTTTTCTGACCGGATTTGCCTCGCTTTCAAACGACCCCGAGAAGCTACCATACAACCAAAAACATCGAAAATAAGACAAAAATATGACAGGAAATGATACAGTTGCGCTTGCGTTTTCCGGTGGACTCGACACGACAGTGTGCGTTCCACTACTCGAAGAGGAATACGGCTACGATGATGTTATCGGCGTCACCGTCGATGTCGGGCAACCCGACGAAGAGTTCGCAGAAGCAACGGAAACAGCCGACGCACTCGGCATTGAGCACTTCGTCGTAGACGCTCGTGAAGAGTTTGCGTCGCTCTGTCTCCAATCGGTTCGTGCGAACGCAGACTATCAAGGATATCCACTCGGTACAGCACTCGCTCGTCCCGTTATTGCAGAGGCAATTCTCGAAGTGGCGACCAAAGAAGGCTGCAGTGCCATCGCTCACGGCTGTACTGGAAAGGGGAACGACCAGCTCCGGTTCGAGGCCGTCTGGCGTGACTCCGACCTCGAAGTCATCGCGCCAGTGCGCGAGCTCGGGTTGACACGCGAATTCGAGATCGAATACGCGGCCGAGCGCGATCTACCAGTCGAGAGCGGTAACGAGGGGGCGTGGAGCATCGATACGAACCTCTGGAGTCGCTCCATTGAGGGCGACGACCTCGAAGATCCCGGGTACGTGCCACCGGAAGACATCTACGAATGGACTGATCTACCAGAGACACTCGATACCGAGACCATTGCAATCGGGTTCGAAGACGGGTACGCCGTGAGTATTGACGGCGAATCACTCGAACCGATCGCGCTCATCGAGAAGCTGAACACGCTCGCAGGAGCGCACGGAATCGGACGCACAGACATGATGGAAGATCGGATGCTCGGGCTGAAAGTTCGTGAAAACTACGAACACCCGGCTGCAACCGTGCTCCTCACTGCCCACGAGGCGCTCGAAGGTCTCGTGCTGACCCAAGAAGAGCGCTCGTCGAAAGCACACATCGACCAACAGTGGAGCGAGAAAGCCTACGAAGGGCTCCTTTCTGCACCACTGGTCGATGCCCTCTCGGGATTCATCGATGCGACGCAACAGCGCGTCACGGGGACCGTAACGGTCAAGCTCGAAGTCGGACACGCACGGCCAGTCGCGCGCAAAAGCGAGTACGCGGTGTACTCCGAATCGGCGGCGTCATTCAACACCGAGACCGTCGACGGCATCAAACAGGAGGACGCGACGGGCGTTGCGAAGTACCACGGTTATCAGGACCGGCTCGCACGCGTCACGACAGCGACAGACGACGCGCCCGAGGCCCTCATGGACGGCGGAACAGAGGAGTAAGCAATGGACAAGGAGATCAGATCCGGTGCAGCCGTCCGCGGTGATCGCTTCAGTGGTGGTCCCGCGCGTGAGTTCCTCTCATCCCTTGCCGCGGACGAGCGGATCTTTGCCGCCGACATCGCTGTTGATCGCGCACACAGCGTGATGCTTGCAGAGCAGGGAATCGTCCCAACGGATGAGATCGGACAGATCCTCGCGGCGCTCGATGTGATCGAAGTCGAGGGACACGAATCCCTGCCCGACGGCGAAGATGTCCACGAGGCCATCGAGTCGGCTGTCATCGACGCAGTCGGTCCAACTGGCGGGAAGATGCACACCGCCCGGAGCCGGAACGACGAGGTGGCAGCGTGCATTCGCTACCGCCTGCGTGATGATCTCATCGATAGCATCGACGCGGCTATCGGGCTACGCGAGGCGTTGGCGGGCGTCGCAAGTGAGCACCAAGAGACGGTGATGCCTGGATTCACGCACTTACAGCCCGCCCAACCGACGACGGTCGCCCACTGGGTGCTCTCGTATGAACAGGCGCTTCAGCGCGATACGGATCGCCTGTATTCGGCCTACAGTCGGACGAACCGCTCACCACTCGGTGCGGCCGCGTTCGCGGGAACGCCCTTCTCGATCGACCGCGAACGCACCGCCGAACTGCTCGGTTTTGATGGGATCGTCGAGAACTCGATGGACGCTGCCTCGGCGCGAGACTTCCTCTTCGACAGTGCGGCAGCGCTCGCGGGACTAGCGACGACGCTGTCAGGACTCGCAGAGGATCTGATCCTCTTCTCGAACAAGGGGTACGTCGAACTCTCGGATGAGTACTCCTCGACGTCCTCGATCATGCCACAGAAGAAAAACCCCGACACGCTCGAACTCGTTCGAGCAACAGCCGGATCGGCAAGTGCGGGGCTCAACGGCTTGCTCACGACACTCAAAGGGCTGCCACGAGCGTACAACCGCGATCTCCAGCGGGCGACCACGCACGTGTGGTCAACAGTCGATGCCGTCACCGAGGGAACCGCTGTCGCCAGTGGAGCAATCACGACGACAGCGTGGAACACCGTCGCTCTCGCTGATGCGGCTGGGAGTGGCTTTTCGACCGCAACGGGAATTGCAGACAAGCTTGCAATGTGTGGAATACCCTTCCGGACGGCCCACGAAATCCTCGCTAAGGCCGCACAGGAGGGAGCAGACGCTGCTGCTATCGAATCCGCAGCTGAGGAAATACTCGATGAACCACTCGGTGCCTACATCTCCAACGAAGAGATACAGGCCACACTCGATCCCATTCAGAGCGTAGCGAGCCGCGATTCGCGCGGCGGACCGGCACCCTCAGCGATCGACGCACAGCTCGATTCGGTTACGAAATCCCTCGAATCGGATCGAGAAGCGCTCACGAATCAGCAGGCGAACATCGAATCCGCGCACAAAACGCTCACAGAGGTGGTACATCGCTATGCTTGAGCGACGACGACCACGACTACCGATCCCGTCCCCCCTCGGGGACAAATAACAAAACTATGATGTACATTATCATGGATCGCTGTATTGGACGCTAACACACCAATAGAGCCTTGTTTGGGTTGTTAAATTTTTATGATACTTTCGATGGTTTTAAGATGATCCCACGACGAGATTGAGGTACATGGCAGAATGCATCGAATGCGGGGCTGACGTAACCCTGCACGACGACATCGAAGAAGGAGAGATCATTGATTGTGGGACATGCGGTGCCGAATTAGAGGTCCTCGAAACAGCTCCTGTGGTGCTCGATACCGCGCCTGAGCTCGAAGAGGATTGGGGCGAGTAAGGCGATGGGAGCAGTCGGCACATACATACAATCATGAATATCGGTGTACTCTATTCCCGGATTCGCCGCGACGAGAAGCTCCTGTTGTCCGAACTGCGAGAGCGTGGACACGAGGTCACGAAACTCGACGTTCGCACGTTGCAGTTCGACCTTTCGGAACCGCCGGAAGCACTCACAGCGTGTGATATCGTTCTTGATCGGTGCCTCGCTACGAGTCGGAGCGTCTACGCAACGCAGTTCATCGACAGGTACGGGATTCCAGTCGTGAACGGACCGGAGACGGCAGCGGTGTGTGCCGACAAGGCGAAGAATAGTCTCGCACTCGCGCAAGCGGATATTCCGACACCACGGACGGAAGTCGCGTTCACGAAAGACGCCGCGATGGAGATCATCGAGAAGTTCGGCTACCCATGCGTACTAAAGCCCGTCGTCGGGTCGTGGGGGCGATTGATGGCGAAAATCGACTCCGAGAGCGCC
The nucleotide sequence above comes from Halocatena marina. Encoded proteins:
- the lysW gene encoding lysine biosynthesis protein LysW; translated protein: MAECIECGADVTLHDDIEEGEIIDCGTCGAELEVLETAPVVLDTAPELEEDWGE
- a CDS encoding argininosuccinate synthase, giving the protein MTGNDTVALAFSGGLDTTVCVPLLEEEYGYDDVIGVTVDVGQPDEEFAEATETADALGIEHFVVDAREEFASLCLQSVRANADYQGYPLGTALARPVIAEAILEVATKEGCSAIAHGCTGKGNDQLRFEAVWRDSDLEVIAPVRELGLTREFEIEYAAERDLPVESGNEGAWSIDTNLWSRSIEGDDLEDPGYVPPEDIYEWTDLPETLDTETIAIGFEDGYAVSIDGESLEPIALIEKLNTLAGAHGIGRTDMMEDRMLGLKVRENYEHPAATVLLTAHEALEGLVLTQEERSSKAHIDQQWSEKAYEGLLSAPLVDALSGFIDATQQRVTGTVTVKLEVGHARPVARKSEYAVYSESAASFNTETVDGIKQEDATGVAKYHGYQDRLARVTTATDDAPEALMDGGTEE
- the lysX gene encoding lysine biosynthesis protein LysX; its protein translation is MNIGVLYSRIRRDEKLLLSELRERGHEVTKLDVRTLQFDLSEPPEALTACDIVLDRCLATSRSVYATQFIDRYGIPVVNGPETAAVCADKAKNSLALAQADIPTPRTEVAFTKDAAMEIIEKFGYPCVLKPVVGSWGRLMAKIDSESAAEAILEHKATLGHYEHKVFYIQEFVEKPDRDIRVLAIDGEPIASMVRSSEHWLTNAAKGATTREFELDDTARDLVARASDAVGGGLLGVDLMEIKSGSESEAEYTVHEVNHTVEFKALDEATTVDVPAAVVDWLETKATQEVIA
- the argH gene encoding argininosuccinate lyase; the encoded protein is MDKEIRSGAAVRGDRFSGGPAREFLSSLAADERIFAADIAVDRAHSVMLAEQGIVPTDEIGQILAALDVIEVEGHESLPDGEDVHEAIESAVIDAVGPTGGKMHTARSRNDEVAACIRYRLRDDLIDSIDAAIGLREALAGVASEHQETVMPGFTHLQPAQPTTVAHWVLSYEQALQRDTDRLYSAYSRTNRSPLGAAAFAGTPFSIDRERTAELLGFDGIVENSMDAASARDFLFDSAAALAGLATTLSGLAEDLILFSNKGYVELSDEYSSTSSIMPQKKNPDTLELVRATAGSASAGLNGLLTTLKGLPRAYNRDLQRATTHVWSTVDAVTEGTAVASGAITTTAWNTVALADAAGSGFSTATGIADKLAMCGIPFRTAHEILAKAAQEGADAAAIESAAEEILDEPLGAYISNEEIQATLDPIQSVASRDSRGGPAPSAIDAQLDSVTKSLESDREALTNQQANIESAHKTLTEVVHRYA